The proteins below are encoded in one region of Balaenoptera acutorostrata chromosome 11, mBalAcu1.1, whole genome shotgun sequence:
- the LOC103008170 gene encoding N6-adenosine-methyltransferase TMT1A-like, with the protein MHITCPPTAHLASPAPLDPAVNKQAAQVPQRCLVSLNLSRHRRPAALKAGTGWSSLERVFHYPRWWRHPPPCSHSSIPRPHGSLSCTLPLAVLTHPLFLSVCILAFPMYLLDFLGLWNRICKKSLPYFLARFTVMYNEQMASKKQELFSNLQEFAGPSGKLSLLELGCSTGPNFKFYPPGCRVACIDPNPNFEKFLIKSIAENRHLQFERFLVAAGEDLHQVADDSMDVVVCTLVLCSVKNQERILQDVCRVRRPVNALNFLEHTAAKHSSWNFSTSVPQDSGPDGGTVTAYCLDAPSDRDKGL; encoded by the exons ATGCACATCACTTGTCCCCCCACTGCCCACCTGGCCTCCCCTGCACCCCTGGACCCAGCTGTGAACAAACAAGCAGCCCAAGTTCCGCAGCGCTGCTTGGTGTCACTAAACCTGTCCAGACACCGCCGTCCTGCAGCCCTCAAAGCTGGAACTGGCTGGTCCTCTCTGGAGAG GGTGTTCCATTACCCGAGGTGGTGGcgccaccccccaccctgctcccATTCCTCCATCCCCCGTCCCCATGGCTCTCTTTCCTGCACGCTGCCCCTGGCAGTCCTCACccaccctctctttctttccGTCTGCATCCTGGCATTTCCCATGTACCTGCTGGACTTTCTGGGCTTGTGGAACCGGATATGCAAAAAATCACTCCCCTACTTCTTGGCAAGGTTCACTGTGATGTACAACGAACAGATGGCGAGCAAGAAGCAGGAGCTCTTCAGCAATCTACAGGAGTTCGCGGGCCCCTCCGGGAAGCTCTCCCTGCTGGAGCTGGGCTGCAGCACAGGGCCCAACTTCAAGTTCTACCCGCCTGGATGCCGGGTGGCCTGTATTGATCCCAACCCCAACTTTGAGAAGTTCCTGATCAAGAGCATTGCTGAGAACCGACACCTGCAGTTTGAGCGCTTCCTGGTGGCTGCCGGGGAGGACCTGCACCAGGTGGCCGACGACTCCATGGATGTAGTGGTCTGCACACTGGTCCTGTGCTCCGTGAAGAACCAGGAGCGGATCCTCCAGGACGTGTGCAGAGTGCGGAGGCCGGTGA ATGCCCTTAACTTCTTGGAACATACAGCAGCCAAACATTCTAGCTGGAATTTCTCCA cttctgtgCCCCAGGACTCAGGCCCAGACGGAGGAACAGTGACTGCTTATTGCTTGGATGCCCCAAGTGACAGGGACAAAG GTCTCTGA